Proteins encoded by one window of Nicotiana tabacum cultivar K326 chromosome 10, ASM71507v2, whole genome shotgun sequence:
- the LOC107779264 gene encoding uncharacterized protein LOC107779264 has translation MAPAELNELREQLKDLLDKGFIRPSVSLWGAPAKQDEDPYLVKLKEGVRSKEITAFTLGNDRVLKLNDRLCVPDVDGLRKAIMEEAHSSRYSIHPGATKMYLDLKELYWRKGIKKQVADYEAKCLNCQQVKAEHRRPGGLAQEFAYNNSYQASIGMTPYEALYRRRCRSPVGWFEAIEVPLIGPEFVCEALEKVQLIRERLRAAQNRQKSYSDKRHRELEFIVGDKILVSYYGTSLLECE, from the exons ATGGCTCCGGCAGAACTTAATGAGTTGAGAGAACAGTTGAAAGACCTTCTTGACAAGGGCTTCATCAGACCGAGTGTTTCGTTGTGGGGTGCCCCG gctaagcaagaCGAAGATCCGTACTTAGTGAAATTAAAAGAAGGAGTCAGAAGCAAAgaaattactgctttcactctaGGAAATGacagagttttgaagttgaatgatcggTTATGTGTGCCTGATGTAGATGGTCTTAGGAAGGCCATAATGGAGGAAGCTCATAGTTCGAGGTACTCTATCCACCCAGGTGCTACCAAAATGTATCTAGATTTGAAAGAGTTGTATTGGAGGAAAGGCATAAAGAAACAAGTAGCAGATTATGAGGCTAAATgtttaaattgccagcaagtcaaaGCCGAGCATCGGAGGCCTGGTGGCCTAGCTCAAG aatttgcttacaataacagctatcaggcCAGCATTGGTATGACTCCTTATGAAGCGTTGTATAggcggagatgtaggtctccagtgggttggtttgaagcGATAGAGGTGCCGTTGATTGGTCCAGAGTTTGTTTGTGAGGCCTTGGAGAAAGTTCAACTAATTAGAGAAAGACTTAGAGCGGCTCAGAATCGTCAAAAGTCTTATTCTGACAAGAGGCATCGTGAGTTAGAGTTCATAGTTGGTGATAAG ATTCTCGTTAGTTATTATGGTACTTCCTTGCTGGAGTGTGAGTAA